Proteins from a single region of Candidatus Binatia bacterium:
- a CDS encoding RidA family protein, translated as MKMEHVSTPHAPEPIGAYSQAIVVGNELYCSGQIPLDPQTGELVDGDMATQTERVLENLCSILCAAGYECANVVKTTIYLIDMRDFHAVNTVYERYFGLTKPARSTVAVAALPRGARVEIDCIARD; from the coding sequence ATGAAAATGGAGCACGTATCCACTCCTCACGCGCCCGAGCCGATTGGGGCGTATAGCCAGGCGATCGTGGTCGGCAACGAGCTTTACTGCAGCGGCCAGATTCCGCTCGACCCGCAGACCGGCGAGCTGGTCGATGGCGATATGGCGACGCAAACGGAACGCGTCCTCGAAAATCTCTGCTCGATCCTCTGCGCCGCGGGCTACGAGTGCGCCAACGTCGTGAAGACCACGATCTACCTCATCGACATGCGCGACTTCCACGCGGTCAACACGGTCTACGAACGCTACTTCGGGTTGACCAAGCCCGCGCGCTCCACGGTCGCCGTCGCGGCGCTGCCGCGCGGCGCGCGCGTGGAAATCGACTGCATCGCGCGCGACTAA
- a CDS encoding aldo/keto reductase → MKYRTYPNSDVTVSEVGFGLWTTSTGWWGDKSDDEAVAMLRAACDRGITLYDAADTYGNGRSEEQLAAAFGDRRDRVVYATKFGYDFSDADATRRGQSELPHDFSPAFVRKALEASLRRLRTDYIDIYQMHNARMAQIEDDALWTLLESLKREGKIRMYGVALGPAIGWLYEGVDAVRKRNVASLQIIWNILEQFPGNEQIAAAKGSNADTGYMIRVPHSSGMLEGHYTADTTFPTGDHRRHRPREWLINGIQKVAQLRFLERSGRTLGQAAVAWLLAEPRVMSVLPNIYDREQLEEFAAAPDAPPLEPEELARIDALYKTNFGIEEPAMAFKGTMRREAALR, encoded by the coding sequence ATGAAGTACCGGACGTACCCGAACAGCGACGTGACCGTGAGCGAGGTCGGCTTCGGCCTCTGGACGACCTCGACCGGTTGGTGGGGCGACAAGAGTGACGACGAAGCCGTCGCCATGCTGCGCGCCGCCTGCGATCGCGGCATCACGCTGTACGACGCCGCGGACACGTACGGCAACGGCCGCAGCGAGGAGCAGCTGGCCGCTGCCTTCGGCGATCGCCGCGACCGCGTCGTCTATGCGACCAAGTTCGGGTACGACTTCTCCGACGCCGACGCGACCAGGCGCGGACAGTCGGAGCTGCCGCACGACTTCTCGCCGGCCTTCGTTCGGAAGGCCCTCGAAGCGTCGCTGCGGCGCCTGCGCACGGACTACATCGACATCTATCAGATGCACAACGCGCGCATGGCGCAGATCGAGGACGACGCGCTCTGGACCCTCCTCGAGTCGCTCAAGCGCGAGGGAAAGATTCGCATGTACGGCGTCGCGCTCGGCCCTGCGATCGGCTGGCTCTACGAGGGCGTCGACGCGGTGCGAAAGCGCAACGTCGCCAGCCTGCAGATCATCTGGAACATCCTCGAGCAGTTTCCCGGAAACGAGCAGATCGCGGCCGCAAAAGGATCTAATGCCGACACGGGCTACATGATTCGCGTCCCGCACTCGAGCGGGATGCTGGAAGGCCACTATACCGCCGACACCACGTTTCCCACGGGCGACCATCGCCGGCACCGGCCGCGCGAATGGCTGATCAACGGCATCCAGAAGGTCGCGCAGCTGCGCTTCCTCGAGCGGTCCGGCCGGACGCTTGGCCAGGCTGCGGTCGCGTGGCTCCTCGCCGAGCCGCGCGTTATGAGCGTGCTGCCGAATATCTACGATCGCGAACAGCTCGAAGAGTTTGCCGCGGCGCCGGACGCGCCGCCGCTGGAGCCGGAGGAGCTCGCCCGAATCGACGCGCTCTACAAAACGAACTTCGGAATCGAGGAGCCGGCGATGGCGTTCAAGGGGACGATGAGACGGGAGGCGGCGCTGCGATGA
- a CDS encoding pyridoxal-dependent decarboxylase — MDSGDALRDDLNRVAAWIGRYYEHPEEHRVLPDVKPGDVAAVLPAEAPESAEPLARILDDFERIVVPATTHWNHPRFFAYFATSAAPAAVAAEALAAALDVKAMLWRTSPAATELEEVTMRWLGRLLGLPRDWTGVIYDTASVAGFTALAAAREALGLAIREEGMAGRELPPLRVYVTGETHSHVEKAAIALGVGRNNVVRVACDETFRMRPDALTASIEADLAAGMRPLAIVATVGTTSTTSIDPLLEIAEIAGQHGVWLHVDAAYAGIAAIVPEFRGLLDGVERADSLVVNPHKWLFVPMDCSVLFLKDEAVVRRAFSIVSEYVLMTPESDATNYMDYGLQLGRRFRALKLWFVLRSLGAQGIRERLRAHVALAQELARWIRDEPNWGILAPHPLSVVCFRYAPPGLNEAELDALNAAVVEAVNGTGEVFISHTKIRGRYAIRLAIGNLRTTRSDVEHAWRLLKREAAAMCA, encoded by the coding sequence ATGGACTCAGGCGATGCACTGCGCGACGACCTGAATCGCGTTGCGGCATGGATCGGGCGCTACTACGAACACCCCGAGGAGCATCGCGTGCTGCCCGACGTCAAACCCGGCGACGTCGCCGCGGTGCTGCCCGCCGAGGCGCCGGAATCAGCCGAGCCGCTCGCGCGCATACTCGACGACTTCGAGCGTATCGTCGTGCCGGCGACGACGCACTGGAATCATCCGCGCTTCTTCGCGTACTTCGCGACCAGCGCGGCGCCGGCGGCCGTCGCGGCGGAGGCCTTGGCCGCGGCGCTCGACGTGAAGGCGATGCTCTGGCGCACGTCGCCGGCGGCGACGGAGCTGGAAGAAGTGACGATGCGCTGGCTGGGCCGGCTCCTCGGCCTTCCGCGCGACTGGACAGGCGTGATCTACGACACGGCCTCGGTGGCGGGTTTCACGGCGCTGGCCGCGGCACGCGAGGCGCTCGGCCTCGCAATCCGGGAGGAGGGCATGGCCGGCCGGGAGCTCCCGCCGCTGCGCGTGTACGTCACCGGCGAGACGCACTCGCACGTAGAGAAGGCGGCCATCGCGCTCGGCGTGGGGCGCAACAACGTCGTGCGGGTTGCGTGCGACGAGACGTTTCGCATGCGGCCCGACGCGCTAACGGCCAGCATCGAAGCGGACCTCGCGGCCGGAATGCGGCCGCTGGCGATCGTCGCCACGGTCGGCACCACGTCGACGACGTCGATCGATCCGCTGCTCGAGATCGCCGAGATCGCGGGCCAGCACGGCGTCTGGCTGCACGTCGACGCGGCGTACGCGGGAATCGCGGCGATTGTCCCGGAGTTTCGTGGACTGCTCGACGGCGTCGAGCGGGCCGACTCGCTGGTCGTCAATCCGCACAAGTGGCTGTTCGTCCCGATGGATTGCTCCGTGCTCTTTCTGAAGGACGAAGCGGTCGTTCGCCGCGCGTTCAGCATCGTATCCGAGTACGTCCTGATGACTCCCGAGTCCGACGCAACCAACTACATGGATTACGGACTTCAGCTCGGCCGGCGGTTTCGGGCGCTCAAGCTGTGGTTCGTGTTGCGCAGTCTCGGCGCGCAAGGCATTCGCGAACGCCTCCGCGCGCACGTCGCGCTCGCGCAGGAGCTCGCGCGCTGGATCCGCGACGAGCCCAACTGGGGGATCCTGGCACCGCATCCGCTCTCCGTCGTGTGTTTCCGCTACGCTCCGCCCGGATTGAACGAAGCCGAGCTCGACGCGCTCAACGCCGCCGTCGTGGAGGCCGTCAACGGGACCGGCGAGGTCTTCATCTCGCACACGAAAATACGCGGCCGCTATGCGATCCGGCTCGCGATCGGGAACTTGCGCACGACGCGTTCCGACGTCGAGCACGCCTGGCGCCTGCTCAAGCGCGAGGCCGCGGCGATGTGTGCCTAA
- a CDS encoding NADH-quinone oxidoreductase subunit N, whose product MTSPFTAADWSAILPVGVLAAAALLVLVADLFSGQREQRDVSIGIALLGVAAAAYLAARQFGHNHDAFFGGFITGGFATVFEEIILIAAAGSLILYASIGTAQRVAGMTAIMLWSACGAMLMAGAANLLMIFLGLELLSLGLYALCAASDRKTARESALKYLILSSTATGFLLFGAALLFGATGSVRLADFVSPSLAYNPLFWTGAGMFLIGLVFKLSLVPFHSWTPDVFEGAPLPVTAFMSVATKAGTLAVFARFIYAALPTTIAQSVLLPVWIIAGISMIVGNVGMLAQTDLKRLLGYSGIAQIGYILVALAGSTPLGLRYALYYLAAYAFMNLGAFAVAASLSGEAEEGSHLSSYRGLARRRPWLAAAMTVFLLALAGLPPTAGFLGKILILATSVENGYPWLAALLIVGTAISLYAYAKVIRAMYERPEGNEPADLRPFVPLAWVSAGICAVAVIAMAFYPITPSNVLPLVQ is encoded by the coding sequence ATGACCTCGCCGTTTACCGCAGCCGACTGGTCGGCGATCCTTCCGGTCGGCGTTCTCGCCGCGGCGGCGTTGCTCGTGCTCGTCGCCGACCTCTTTTCCGGGCAGCGCGAGCAGCGCGACGTGTCGATCGGCATCGCGTTGCTGGGCGTCGCCGCCGCGGCATACCTCGCGGCGCGTCAGTTCGGCCACAATCACGACGCGTTCTTCGGCGGCTTCATCACGGGCGGATTCGCGACGGTCTTCGAGGAGATCATCTTGATCGCCGCGGCCGGATCGCTGATCCTGTACGCGTCGATCGGCACGGCGCAGCGCGTCGCCGGAATGACGGCGATAATGCTCTGGAGCGCGTGCGGCGCCATGCTCATGGCCGGCGCCGCGAACCTATTGATGATCTTTCTTGGTCTCGAGCTGCTCTCGTTGGGTCTCTACGCGCTGTGCGCCGCGTCCGACCGCAAGACGGCGCGCGAATCCGCGCTGAAGTATTTGATCTTGAGCTCGACCGCTACCGGCTTCTTGCTGTTCGGCGCGGCTCTGCTCTTCGGCGCAACCGGCAGCGTGCGGCTGGCGGACTTCGTCAGCCCGTCGCTTGCGTACAATCCGCTCTTCTGGACCGGGGCCGGCATGTTTCTGATCGGGCTCGTCTTCAAGCTGAGCCTCGTGCCGTTCCACTCGTGGACGCCCGACGTGTTCGAAGGCGCGCCTCTTCCCGTCACGGCGTTCATGAGCGTCGCGACGAAGGCGGGCACGCTGGCGGTCTTCGCTCGATTCATCTATGCGGCGCTGCCCACGACGATCGCGCAGAGCGTACTGCTGCCGGTTTGGATCATCGCCGGCATCTCGATGATCGTGGGCAACGTCGGCATGCTCGCGCAGACGGATCTCAAGCGGCTGCTGGGATACTCCGGCATCGCGCAGATCGGTTACATCCTCGTCGCGCTGGCCGGCAGCACGCCGCTGGGATTGCGCTACGCGCTTTACTACTTGGCGGCGTATGCGTTCATGAACCTCGGCGCATTTGCGGTAGCCGCCTCGTTGTCGGGTGAGGCCGAGGAGGGCTCGCACCTGAGCAGTTACCGCGGCCTGGCGCGCCGCCGGCCGTGGCTCGCGGCCGCGATGACCGTCTTCTTGCTGGCCCTAGCGGGACTGCCGCCGACGGCGGGCTTTCTCGGGAAGATCCTGATCCTCGCGACGAGCGTCGAGAACGGCTATCCGTGGCTGGCCGCGCTGCTCATCGTCGGAACGGCCATCTCGCTCTACGCGTATGCCAAGGTGATCCGGGCCATGTACGAGCGCCCGGAGGGGAACGAGCCCGCCGACCTGCGGCCCTTCGTTCCGCTCGCCTGGGTCAGCGCCGGGATCTGCGCCGTGGCCGTCATCGCCATGGCCTTCTATCCGATCACCCCCAGCAACGTGCTGCCGCTCGTGCAATAG
- a CDS encoding helix-turn-helix domain-containing protein has product MTPQAIVEFTEALARIAASGGGPKALTAHLAQSVGGGVLLEDARWRHIAAAGAGPIPASARATVEAGAPGRAARVSAGANHVGWLSVFGVDAGDADLLLRLTAAAIGVELAREAAGQRGRKEDFWDALLSEAFADSAAARDDATAVGIAPAASYLAVALEADSADPGELRSVVADCFRSADGELGVAQRGVALLVFVPAARAVDASNAKTAASLLPKTIARRKPSVRISGGVGTVEPLLGVPRSAAAAQAALAIGRRVFGTGHIASYDELGAYPLLYEGAGVERLRAFASEALAPLRRYDQKHQTELERTLKLYFRLGQNVKTAASALNVHRHTVFYRLRQIGEITARSLESPHDQLTLRLAVAIDELHNST; this is encoded by the coding sequence GTGACGCCTCAGGCGATCGTCGAGTTCACCGAGGCGCTCGCGCGCATCGCCGCATCGGGCGGAGGTCCCAAGGCACTGACGGCGCACCTGGCACAAAGCGTGGGGGGAGGCGTGCTCCTGGAAGACGCCCGTTGGCGTCATATCGCAGCGGCGGGCGCGGGGCCGATTCCCGCCAGCGCACGCGCCACCGTTGAGGCGGGCGCGCCGGGCCGCGCCGCGCGCGTGAGCGCCGGAGCGAACCACGTGGGCTGGCTCTCCGTCTTCGGCGTGGACGCCGGCGACGCCGATCTTCTCCTGCGCCTAACCGCGGCCGCGATCGGCGTCGAACTCGCGCGCGAGGCAGCCGGCCAGCGCGGACGCAAGGAAGATTTTTGGGACGCGCTGCTCTCCGAAGCGTTCGCGGACTCGGCCGCTGCGCGCGACGACGCCACGGCCGTCGGCATCGCGCCGGCCGCGTCGTATTTGGCGGTCGCACTGGAAGCCGACTCGGCCGATCCCGGCGAGCTGCGGTCGGTCGTCGCCGACTGCTTTCGCAGCGCCGACGGAGAACTCGGCGTCGCGCAACGCGGCGTCGCCCTGCTGGTGTTCGTTCCCGCGGCGCGCGCCGTCGATGCGAGCAACGCAAAGACCGCGGCGAGCCTGCTGCCGAAGACGATCGCGCGACGCAAGCCGAGCGTGCGGATCTCCGGCGGCGTCGGCACGGTCGAGCCGCTGCTGGGCGTGCCCCGCAGCGCGGCGGCCGCACAGGCGGCGCTTGCGATCGGACGGCGCGTGTTCGGAACGGGACACATCGCGTCGTACGACGAGCTGGGCGCGTATCCGCTGCTGTACGAGGGCGCAGGCGTCGAGCGCCTGCGCGCGTTCGCGTCCGAGGCGCTCGCGCCGCTGCGGCGGTACGATCAGAAACATCAGACCGAGCTCGAACGGACGCTCAAGCTATACTTCAGGCTCGGACAAAACGTGAAGACGGCGGCATCGGCCTTGAACGTCCATCGCCACACCGTATTTTACCGTCTGCGGCAGATAGGGGAAATCACGGCGCGGTCCCTGGAAAGCCCACACGATCAACTCACGCTTCGTTTGGCGGTAGCAATCGATGAACTCCACAACTCGACCTGA
- a CDS encoding glutamine synthetase family protein: MNSTTRPEPRRPSVKRDVVKLARERSVRFVRLVFADIFGVSKNVSIPVDQLESALDGHVTFDGGSIDGFVRGEELDMLLKPDPSTFAIYPWRAAPEAAEARLICDIAMPDGSPFEGCPRTTLRRAIESATALTGQGIGLEIEFYLFEQRGGDGASTATSDVGSYFDFSANDRGEEARNAIVAALREMGVPISSAHHEHGAGQHEIDVAHDDPLAAADHALTLRTIAKHVAADFALDATFMPKPVEECAGSGLHVDFRLPATAEEETALYVVGGLIGHAAATTAICNPTVNSYKRLVAAWDAPIYTVWSERSANALVRVPPGQTPARIEMRSPDPACNPYLALAVLIGAAADGVAQRTLPGPALVGSTYDLSEIERRERGIGTLPKSLRQAIAELDGDAVVRAALGDHLYHAFRDAKLEEYERYRRAVHPWEREQYLRLC; encoded by the coding sequence ATGAACTCCACAACTCGACCTGAGCCGCGGCGGCCCTCCGTCAAGCGCGACGTCGTCAAGCTCGCACGCGAGAGATCGGTACGCTTCGTCCGGCTCGTCTTCGCCGACATTTTCGGCGTGAGCAAGAACGTTTCGATCCCTGTCGACCAGCTCGAGTCCGCGCTCGACGGACACGTGACGTTCGACGGCGGTTCGATCGACGGCTTCGTACGCGGCGAGGAGCTCGACATGCTGCTCAAGCCGGACCCTTCGACCTTCGCGATCTATCCGTGGCGCGCCGCGCCCGAAGCCGCCGAGGCGCGGCTGATCTGCGACATCGCGATGCCCGACGGTTCACCCTTCGAAGGCTGCCCGCGCACGACGCTGCGCCGCGCGATCGAGAGCGCGACCGCACTGACCGGACAAGGCATCGGACTCGAGATTGAGTTCTATCTCTTCGAACAGAGGGGCGGCGACGGCGCGTCCACCGCGACGTCGGATGTCGGATCGTACTTCGACTTTTCCGCAAACGACCGCGGGGAGGAGGCGCGCAACGCGATCGTGGCGGCGCTTCGCGAGATGGGCGTACCGATCTCATCGGCGCATCACGAACATGGAGCCGGGCAGCACGAGATCGACGTCGCGCACGACGATCCGCTGGCGGCCGCCGACCACGCGCTCACGCTGCGCACGATCGCGAAGCACGTCGCGGCGGACTTCGCGCTCGACGCGACGTTCATGCCCAAGCCGGTCGAGGAGTGCGCGGGGAGCGGCCTCCACGTCGATTTCCGTCTGCCCGCGACGGCCGAGGAGGAGACGGCGCTCTACGTGGTCGGCGGGCTTATCGGACACGCGGCGGCGACGACGGCGATCTGCAATCCGACCGTCAACTCGTATAAGCGGCTCGTCGCGGCATGGGACGCGCCGATCTATACGGTCTGGTCGGAGCGCAGCGCGAACGCGCTCGTCCGCGTTCCACCCGGGCAGACGCCGGCGCGCATCGAGATGCGCAGCCCAGACCCGGCGTGCAACCCCTACCTCGCGCTCGCCGTGCTGATCGGCGCCGCGGCGGACGGTGTCGCGCAGCGCACGCTGCCCGGACCGGCGCTCGTGGGGTCGACCTACGACCTCAGCGAGATCGAACGCCGCGAGCGCGGGATCGGCACGCTGCCGAAGTCGCTTCGCCAGGCGATCGCCGAGCTCGACGGCGACGCCGTCGTGCGGGCCGCGCTTGGCGACCATCTCTATCACGCGTTCCGCGACGCGAAGCTCGAGGAGTACGAACGCTACCGCCGCGCGGTGCATCCCTGGGAACGCGAACAGTACCTGCGGCTGTGTTGA
- a CDS encoding tetratricopeptide repeat protein — protein MIRCLLFAVMLALPLASTLAGPARADMGETVIIPVEAHATADQQAAIEYARELIASGHMDAAINQLSDFVATHPQATDAARFLGDLYYRQGQFDRAEAVYRALLTAHPRDKETHNRLGVVYATENRIDDAITQFESALPGTDSIRDLVLMHLRKGDLPHYEADMINTASDNPTDADVQEEMGEIYGALHRPFDAIIYFRRALDTDPHSIAALNGLAMAYLDLRDHASATHYLNDCLNIDPSNYACLDNLGVADIQAGSNGDALNQFKRAHRLEPERPEAIVNFGYLADLDGDWKRAVTYYVQAIAVNPYVPESYVNLGIDYEHNGLYSLAQAALIKGVAAAPWDGRVRYLLARAYAAQGQKALALAQLKAAQASLDPDVAEIAKEETARLTGSASTAPQ, from the coding sequence ATGATTCGATGCTTGCTTTTCGCCGTGATGCTGGCGCTGCCGCTCGCGTCGACGCTAGCCGGCCCGGCCCGGGCCGACATGGGCGAGACCGTCATCATCCCCGTCGAGGCCCACGCGACCGCCGACCAACAGGCCGCCATCGAATATGCGCGCGAGCTGATCGCCTCCGGGCACATGGACGCTGCGATAAACCAGCTCTCGGACTTCGTCGCGACCCATCCGCAGGCTACCGATGCCGCACGCTTCCTCGGCGATCTTTACTACCGCCAGGGACAGTTCGATCGCGCGGAAGCCGTCTATCGGGCGCTCCTCACGGCGCACCCGCGAGACAAGGAGACGCACAATCGGCTCGGCGTCGTGTACGCGACGGAGAATCGCATCGACGATGCGATCACGCAGTTCGAGAGCGCGCTGCCGGGCACCGACTCAATTCGCGACCTTGTGCTCATGCATCTACGCAAGGGGGACTTGCCGCACTACGAGGCGGACATGATTAACACCGCCAGCGACAACCCGACGGACGCCGACGTGCAAGAAGAGATGGGCGAGATCTACGGGGCGCTCCATCGTCCGTTCGACGCGATCATCTACTTCCGGCGTGCGCTCGACACGGACCCGCACTCGATCGCGGCGCTTAACGGTCTCGCGATGGCATACCTCGACCTCCGCGATCACGCCTCGGCGACCCATTATCTCAACGATTGCCTCAACATCGATCCGAGCAACTACGCCTGCCTCGATAACCTCGGCGTCGCCGACATCCAGGCGGGCTCCAACGGGGACGCGCTCAATCAGTTCAAGCGCGCGCATCGCCTCGAGCCCGAGCGTCCGGAGGCCATCGTCAACTTCGGGTATTTGGCCGACCTCGACGGCGATTGGAAGCGCGCAGTGACCTACTACGTTCAGGCGATCGCGGTCAATCCGTACGTCCCCGAGTCGTACGTCAATCTCGGGATCGACTACGAACACAACGGTCTCTATTCGCTCGCGCAGGCCGCGCTCATCAAGGGCGTTGCCGCCGCGCCGTGGGACGGCCGAGTCCGCTATCTCCTTGCGCGCGCCTATGCTGCGCAGGGACAGAAGGCGCTGGCGCTCGCGCAGCTCAAGGCGGCGCAGGCGTCGCTCGATCCGGACGTCGCCGAGATCGCCAAGGAGGAGACCGCGCGCCTCACCGGCTCGGCATCGACCGCCCCGCAGTAG
- a CDS encoding NADH-quinone oxidoreductase subunit M, translating into MPLVLATILLPIAAGALLFLLPREDRSLSRAAGTAVAAATFGMLLAAGTGEWSFRWLSRPFTAAFHFGATPLSFWLALLLAVCTACAIAATRVPRARDFVALVLMLEGTMLGLFFARDLLVFALFWDLMLVPVFFALIGWGEHPATAWRYFIYNFAGGLTLLLATAAFGVIYGSTDVIGRAGAHFAGGWAGWIYAGFAFAFLVKTPVWPLHTWMPPTYSGLPAPMVAVVSAVQSKAGLYGFLAIALALMPEYVHAYALPLMILGAISLIYGAVIALVQTDAKRIVAYSSLSHLGLIVLAVGSGNRIALEGALVYIVAHGLFSAALFLLLGYVEEREDTRSLARLGGLGWKNPRLAGALCIAALAALGLPGLAGFVGELVILIGVYQAGYVWPVIVALVAIVLASAYMLRLYQDIMNGPPVADVPVRPDLGWAEGLAVAPLLVALVLIGVYPAPLLHP; encoded by the coding sequence ATGCCGCTCGTTCTCGCCACGATCTTGCTCCCGATAGCGGCCGGCGCGCTGCTGTTCTTGCTGCCGCGGGAAGATCGGTCGCTGTCGCGTGCCGCGGGAACCGCGGTTGCCGCGGCGACCTTCGGGATGCTTCTGGCGGCGGGGACCGGCGAGTGGAGCTTCCGATGGCTCTCGCGTCCGTTTACGGCGGCGTTCCACTTCGGCGCCACGCCGCTCTCGTTCTGGCTAGCGTTGTTGCTGGCGGTCTGCACGGCGTGCGCGATCGCGGCCACCCGCGTCCCGCGCGCGCGCGACTTCGTGGCGCTCGTGTTGATGCTCGAGGGTACGATGCTCGGACTCTTTTTTGCGCGCGACCTGCTCGTCTTCGCGCTGTTCTGGGACCTGATGCTCGTCCCAGTCTTCTTCGCGCTGATCGGCTGGGGCGAACATCCGGCGACGGCGTGGCGCTACTTCATCTACAACTTCGCCGGCGGACTGACGCTACTGCTGGCGACGGCGGCGTTTGGCGTGATCTACGGTTCGACCGACGTCATCGGGCGCGCCGGCGCGCACTTCGCGGGCGGCTGGGCAGGCTGGATCTATGCGGGCTTCGCCTTCGCGTTCTTGGTGAAGACGCCGGTATGGCCGCTCCACACCTGGATGCCGCCGACCTACAGTGGCCTCCCGGCGCCGATGGTCGCCGTCGTTTCCGCGGTGCAGTCGAAGGCCGGGCTCTATGGATTTCTCGCCATCGCGCTTGCGTTGATGCCGGAGTACGTCCACGCGTACGCGCTGCCGCTGATGATCCTCGGCGCGATCTCGTTGATCTACGGCGCCGTGATCGCGCTCGTGCAGACCGACGCGAAGCGAATCGTGGCGTATTCGTCGCTGTCGCACCTCGGGCTGATCGTGCTCGCGGTCGGATCGGGGAATCGCATCGCGCTCGAAGGTGCGCTCGTCTATATCGTCGCGCACGGGCTGTTCTCCGCGGCGCTCTTCCTGCTATTGGGGTATGTCGAAGAGCGCGAGGACACGCGCTCGCTCGCGCGCCTCGGCGGCCTGGGCTGGAAGAATCCTCGGCTGGCCGGGGCGTTGTGCATCGCCGCGCTCGCGGCGCTGGGGCTTCCGGGCCTGGCGGGATTCGTCGGCGAGCTCGTCATCCTGATCGGCGTCTATCAGGCAGGCTACGTGTGGCCCGTCATCGTGGCGCTGGTCGCGATCGTGCTCGCCTCGGCGTACATGCTGCGTCTGTATCAGGACATCATGAACGGACCGCCGGTGGCCGACGTTCCGGTCCGCCCCGATCTCGGCTGGGCCGAGGGGCTCGCGGTCGCGCCGCTGCTCGTCGCGCTCGTGCTGATCGGCGTCTATCCGGCGCCGCTGCTGCATCCATGA